From a single Leishmania braziliensis MHOM/BR/75/M2904 complete genome, chromosome 28 genomic region:
- a CDS encoding putative NADH dehydrogenase subunit NB6M produces the protein MVRSTARLLVRDPVPTDTKAFYTWFSGQAYRQERVIPGGYPAVRIYPVYGKRWFTGRTVVALVAGISIFGAWVRPERERYNMEMMIEFAERQAAHLPYQTAEVNLRCFISGYKRYRYEKENLIDKGYVGLTSEFRKFFYHSDVWRPPLHDVLMHPYVKYGGPLGSYNWSVGYF, from the coding sequence AGCTCGCCTGTTGGTTCGTGATCCCGTTCCGACGGACACAAAGGCGTTTTACACGTGGTTTAGCGGTCAGGCCTACCGTCAGGAGCGCGTGATTCCTGGTGGTTACCCCGCTGTTCGTATATATCCAGTGTACGGTAAGCGCTGGTTTACAGGCCGCACCGTGGTTGCCCTAGTTGCCGGTATCTCCATCTTTGGCGCATGGGTGCGTCCAGAACGTGAGCGCTACAACATGGAGATGATGATCGAGTTTGCGGAGCGCCAGGCCGCGCATCTTCCATACCAGACCGCCGAAGTGAACCTACGCTGCTTCATTTCAGGCTACAAGCGCTACCGCTACGAGAAGGAGAACCTCATCGACAAGGGCTACGTCGGCCTCACGTCGGAGTTCCGCAAGTTCTTTTACCACAGTGACGTGTGGCGCCCGCCGCTGCACGACGTGCTCATGCACCCTTACGTGAAGTACGGCGGTCCGTTAGGTAGCTACAACTGGTCTGTTGGCTACTTCTGA